Proteins encoded within one genomic window of Gammaproteobacteria bacterium:
- a CDS encoding type IV pilus assembly protein PilV yields MKKQFGFTLLEVLIAMFVLAIGLLGLASLQVTALQSNLNALFLSRATHLTYSIIEAMRANRQGALNSEYNGAMPDDAPNCLYNVEMTKTPIAQNEIDAWRNMLACTLPEGTGSIVSDGSTITVTVQWNDSRGKKTPSSTDTAISSETKRQLVTITAL; encoded by the coding sequence ATGAAAAAACAATTTGGTTTTACCCTGTTGGAAGTGTTAATTGCAATGTTTGTATTGGCAATCGGATTATTAGGATTGGCATCCTTACAGGTTACCGCGTTGCAATCTAATTTGAATGCCTTATTTTTGTCCCGTGCAACTCATTTAACATACTCCATTATCGAAGCAATGCGTGCTAATCGGCAAGGTGCTCTGAATAGCGAATATAATGGTGCAATGCCAGACGACGCGCCAAATTGCCTGTATAATGTTGAAATGACGAAAACACCTATCGCTCAAAATGAGATCGATGCCTGGCGCAATATGCTCGCCTGTACTTTACCTGAAGGCACGGGTAGCATTGTGAGTGATGGAAGCACCATTACTGTGACCGTGCAGTGGAACGACAGCCGTGGAAAAAAAACACCTTCATCAACGGATACCGCAATATCTTCAGAAACTAAACGACAATTGGTAACAATAACTGCGCTATGA
- a CDS encoding type IV fimbrial biogenesis protein FimT encodes MTRYLSIQKKIGFTSLEMMVTVSVLAILLAIGVPSFQSIIRNARIVTHTNDFLISLVFARNEAIKRGRRVVACKSKNNICQTDSSGWEQGWIIFVDFDNNSVLDTNDILLRAHGPLTGGDTLTGNLNVKNYIAYSSDGGTRLDTGAFQAGTLVFNLCSSGKRNAIVISNTGRARIMKESC; translated from the coding sequence ATGACACGTTATCTATCAATACAAAAAAAAATTGGTTTTACCTCTCTTGAAATGATGGTGACAGTCTCAGTATTGGCAATTCTGTTAGCAATTGGTGTGCCTTCATTTCAATCAATTATCCGTAATGCACGAATTGTCACGCATACCAATGATTTTTTAATTTCACTTGTTTTTGCGCGTAACGAAGCGATTAAAAGAGGTCGGCGTGTTGTGGCATGCAAAAGTAAAAATAATATTTGTCAGACTGATTCGTCTGGTTGGGAACAGGGCTGGATAATATTCGTCGATTTTGATAATAATTCTGTTTTAGACACGAATGATATTTTATTACGTGCTCATGGTCCGTTAACTGGTGGTGATACCCTTACCGGCAATTTGAATGTCAAAAATTATATAGCTTATTCTTCTGATGGAGGAACTAGACTGGATACTGGCGCTTTTCAGGCGGGGACGCTTGTTTTCAATTTATGTTCAAGTGGCAAACGAAATGCCATTGTAATTAGCAATACAGGGCGGGCGCGTATTATGAAAGAATCGTGTTAA
- the cysS gene encoding cysteine--tRNA ligase, whose protein sequence is MLQIHNSLTNHKESFTSITPGEVRLYVCGMTVYDYCHIGHARVMVVFDVVVRYLRNRGFAVTYVRNITDIDDKIIHRAAENSEDISTLTARFITAMRQDAQSLGVLPPDQEPRATDSIPLMLAMIGRLLASRHAYQASNGDIYYDVSCFPNYGQLSGKHPEELRAGARVEVTEAKDDPLDFVLWKAAKPSEPAWDAPWGAGRPGWHIECSAMSTAALGNHFDIHGGGADLQFPHHENEIAQSESATGEPFVNYWMHNGFVRVDNEKMSKSLGNFFTVREVLIHYSPEVLRFFIIFSHYRSPLNYSDQNLDLARTALTRLYTALRGLNRMDNFVESNFTARFHASMEDDFNTPQALAVCFDLAREINRIRNEDKSQASCLATELRYLGGILGLLQDDPDVFLHGGMISGVNDEFKLNLNTDKDQFTSGSLDSTAIDAAILARQTARKAKNFAISDRIRDELKQQGILLEDRHDGVTTWSRR, encoded by the coding sequence ATGTTGCAAATTCATAATAGTTTAACTAATCATAAAGAATCCTTCACGTCTATCACGCCAGGAGAAGTGCGTTTATATGTATGTGGAATGACAGTATACGATTATTGTCATATCGGCCATGCGCGGGTGATGGTGGTTTTCGATGTAGTGGTTCGTTATTTACGTAATCGTGGTTTCGCCGTTACTTACGTGCGTAATATTACTGATATTGATGACAAAATTATTCACCGTGCTGCTGAAAATAGCGAAGATATTTCTACGCTCACTGCGCGTTTTATCACTGCTATGCGCCAGGACGCACAAAGTCTCGGAGTACTGCCTCCCGATCAGGAGCCACGCGCTACCGATTCAATCCCGCTTATGTTGGCAATGATTGGACGGTTGCTTGCTTCTAGACATGCCTATCAAGCGAGTAATGGTGATATTTATTATGATGTGAGTTGTTTTCCAAATTACGGACAACTTTCTGGTAAGCACCCTGAAGAGCTACGTGCTGGGGCAAGGGTCGAAGTAACGGAGGCTAAAGACGACCCTCTAGATTTTGTGTTATGGAAAGCTGCCAAGCCCAGTGAACCTGCCTGGGACGCGCCCTGGGGCGCAGGGCGTCCTGGCTGGCATATCGAATGTTCAGCGATGTCTACAGCTGCTCTGGGTAATCATTTTGACATTCATGGTGGTGGCGCTGATCTTCAATTTCCACATCATGAAAATGAAATTGCTCAAAGCGAGTCAGCCACGGGCGAGCCTTTCGTCAATTACTGGATGCACAATGGTTTCGTCCGCGTAGATAATGAAAAAATGTCCAAGTCTCTCGGTAATTTTTTTACTGTGCGTGAAGTTTTAATTCATTATTCACCCGAGGTATTGCGTTTTTTTATCATTTTTTCCCATTATCGTAGCCCGCTTAATTATAGTGATCAAAACTTGGATTTAGCGCGGACTGCCTTAACACGACTTTACACGGCATTGCGTGGATTAAACCGAATGGATAATTTTGTGGAAAGTAATTTCACAGCGCGCTTTCATGCCAGTATGGAAGATGATTTCAATACTCCTCAAGCACTCGCAGTATGTTTTGATCTGGCACGGGAAATTAATCGTATCCGAAATGAAGATAAGAGCCAAGCCAGTTGTTTAGCTACAGAGTTACGTTACCTAGGAGGCATCCTAGGATTGCTTCAGGATGATCCTGATGTTTTTTTACATGGAGGTATGATTAGCGGCGTTAATGACGAATTCAAATTAAATTTGAATACCGACAAAGATCAATTTACTTCTGGATCACTTGACTCCACCGCTATTGATGCCGCGATTCTCGCTCGGCAAACAGCGCGTAAGGCCAAAAATTTTGCAATTTCCGACCGAATTCGTGATGAGCTTAAACAGCAAGGTATACTTTTAGAGGATCGGCACGATGGAGTGACTACTTGGTCACGACGGTAA
- the argD gene encoding Acetylornithine aminotransferase, giving the protein MFNHLMNTYTQLPIAFTHGEGAWLWDEDGKQYLDALGGIAVCALGHAHPAVTLAIRDQAQRLLHTSNLFRIPLQERLSYHLCRIAEMDRVFFCNSGAEAVEAALKLARLQGRLRDIEVPMVVVMENSFHGRTLATLSATGNHKVHAGFAPLVQGFIRAPYNDIQALVRIVHQHESAADVVAVLVEPVQGEGGINIPDAGYLRQIRELCDQQGWLMMLDEIQCGLGRTGRWFAYQHEGIIPDVMCLAKGLANGVPMGACLARGQAATLFGPGIHGSTFGGNPLACAAAAAVLETIENEHLVDRAATLGEYLLVGLRAALAGVQGVVAIRGKGLMIGIELNTPCKELVNRALAAGVIINVTQDTVVRLLPPLILTNDEADQIVRVVAQVVRDFLLSLD; this is encoded by the coding sequence ATGTTCAATCATTTAATGAATACTTACACACAGCTTCCCATCGCTTTTACTCATGGAGAAGGCGCGTGGCTGTGGGATGAAGACGGCAAACAATACCTGGATGCGCTGGGAGGAATCGCGGTTTGCGCCCTGGGCCACGCACACCCCGCCGTGACGCTGGCCATCAGGGATCAAGCCCAACGTCTTCTGCATACCTCCAACTTATTCCGCATTCCGCTTCAGGAGCGTCTTTCTTATCATCTATGCCGTATTGCCGAAATGGATCGGGTATTTTTCTGCAATTCTGGTGCAGAGGCCGTGGAAGCCGCGCTCAAACTCGCTCGTCTCCAGGGGCGGCTACGTGATATCGAGGTGCCAATGGTGGTAGTGATGGAAAATAGTTTTCATGGGCGGACTTTGGCGACCCTTTCGGCGACCGGCAATCATAAGGTCCATGCCGGTTTCGCGCCGCTCGTCCAAGGCTTTATTCGGGCACCCTATAATGATATCCAAGCCTTAGTCCGAATCGTTCATCAGCATGAATCAGCCGCTGACGTGGTGGCGGTGTTGGTCGAGCCTGTCCAGGGTGAGGGGGGAATCAATATTCCTGACGCCGGCTATTTACGCCAAATCCGTGAGTTATGCGACCAACAGGGATGGCTAATGATGCTGGACGAGATCCAGTGTGGGCTGGGGCGAACGGGGCGCTGGTTTGCCTACCAGCACGAAGGGATAATTCCCGATGTGATGTGTCTTGCCAAAGGATTGGCCAATGGCGTGCCGATGGGCGCTTGCTTGGCACGCGGTCAGGCGGCGACATTGTTTGGCCCTGGGATACATGGCAGCACCTTTGGCGGCAACCCTCTCGCCTGTGCCGCAGCGGCAGCCGTACTTGAAACCATTGAAAACGAACATCTGGTAGATCGTGCTGCGACCTTGGGAGAATACTTGCTTGTTGGGCTGCGCGCTGCCCTTGCTGGAGTTCAGGGAGTAGTCGCCATACGAGGTAAAGGATTGATGATTGGCATCGAGTTAAACACTCCCTGCAAGGAATTAGTCAACCGCGCCCTGGCGGCGGGCGTGATCATCAACGTAACCCAGGATACTGTGGTACGCCTGTTGCCTCCGCTGATCTTGACCAATGACGAAGCGGATCAAATCGTGCGGGTGGTCGCTCAAGTGGTGCGCGATTTCCTGCTATCCCTGGATTAA
- the folD gene encoding bifunctional methylenetetrahydrofolate dehydrogenase/methenyltetrahydrofolate cyclohydrolase has product MTAQIIDGKAIAGQLRDSLRTRVQERLAAGLRAPGLAVLLVGRDPASEIYVRNKRHACLETGINSFFYDLPTQVPAEDLLALIDRLNNDPMVDGILVQQPLPSHINQEQIVERIHPDKDVDGFHPYNVGRLALGMPILRPCTPRGVITLLKSTGIDPCGSEAVMVGASNIVGRPMALELLLAEATVTVCHIATRNLRAHVAQAEILVVAVGKPGLIKGDWIRPGAVVIDIGINRQPNGRLVGDVEFETARERAAWITPVPGGVGPMTVATLLQNTLEAAEKFHR; this is encoded by the coding sequence ATGACCGCGCAAATCATCGATGGCAAGGCCATTGCCGGACAACTCCGAGACAGCCTGCGCACGCGCGTTCAGGAGCGCTTGGCTGCGGGACTGCGAGCACCAGGGCTGGCCGTACTTTTGGTTGGCAGGGATCCGGCATCCGAAATCTATGTCCGCAACAAGCGTCACGCCTGCCTGGAGACTGGAATTAATTCCTTTTTTTATGATCTCCCGACCCAGGTTCCAGCGGAAGATTTATTGGCTCTTATTGATCGACTCAATAATGACCCAATGGTCGACGGCATTTTGGTCCAGCAACCATTACCGTCTCATATCAATCAAGAACAAATCGTTGAACGCATCCATCCAGACAAAGATGTGGATGGTTTTCACCCTTACAATGTGGGCCGTCTCGCTCTTGGTATGCCAATTCTGCGTCCCTGCACTCCGAGGGGGGTAATTACTTTGTTAAAATCGACCGGGATCGATCCGTGTGGCAGCGAAGCGGTAATGGTTGGCGCTTCTAATATCGTCGGACGTCCGATGGCGCTGGAGCTACTGCTTGCCGAAGCTACGGTCACGGTCTGCCATATAGCGACCCGAAATCTGCGCGCTCATGTGGCACAGGCCGAAATTTTAGTGGTTGCGGTGGGCAAGCCTGGTTTAATTAAAGGAGATTGGATCCGGCCTGGTGCCGTTGTCATTGATATTGGCATCAATCGCCAGCCCAATGGCCGACTGGTAGGTGACGTGGAATTTGAAACCGCCCGCGAACGGGCGGCCTGGATTACTCCTGTCCCAGGTGGCGTAGGGCCTATGACTGTGGCTACCCTGCTCCAAAATACCCTGGAAGCTGCGGAAAAATTCCATCGTTAG
- a CDS encoding vitamin B12/bleomycin/antimicrobial peptide transport system ATP-binding/permease protein: MLGFLGNISEIDLMTTINDEVPPSPEMPPAPEVRLSSNMFGDVALLLKFIVRFARLAGPYWYSREKWKIRGWTALLVVLTITQVFMPVWQNQWNADFFNSLENKNWAEFLKQVGVLMAIMVSSMTITASHMWFKRKIQIGWRTWLTDQLLKNWMSEGHQHQVTYLPGEHENPDGRIAEDIRNATEVAIDLIHSLFYCLLLLMGFTKILWSLSGTVEINIADASFIIPGHLVFIAILYSAIFSSLALWLAQPLVMVTKRRQEAEAKFRFELGRARENSETIALLHGEPNERRRFGSLFRGVAGMWQFQSWALTRVMLFSTGYSVISSAFPLLVAAPRYITGVITLGALMQTSQAFQQVIQALSWPVDNAARVAEWRSSAERVLGLHDALMNLQRHAGNSENRIRLLRIDCAALLFRNLSIAMPDGRVLLNCFNAEVRQGERVLIAGDAEAAAKLIKVIGGLWPWGNGEVNLPCDAAIFFLPQQPYVPKGNLRAIVSYPTPSHGIDDVSLIAVLERVGLGSLAQRLEEGGAWDQMLTLGELQRLGFARVLLHKPKWIFIDEATNALDPTEEEMMMRLLERELPGATILTIGFRSTLEAYHHRHMFLEHHKILQSTG, from the coding sequence ATGTTGGGGTTTCTCGGAAACATTTCTGAAATAGATCTTATGACTACTATTAATGATGAAGTTCCTCCTTCGCCAGAAATGCCACCTGCCCCAGAAGTTCGTCTTTCATCGAACATGTTCGGTGATGTGGCACTTTTGTTGAAATTCATTGTCAGGTTTGCCCGGCTGGCGGGTCCTTATTGGTACTCCAGAGAAAAATGGAAAATACGCGGATGGACCGCATTGCTAGTGGTGCTAACCATTACTCAGGTATTCATGCCAGTATGGCAGAATCAATGGAATGCCGATTTTTTTAATTCGCTGGAAAATAAGAATTGGGCTGAATTCTTAAAACAGGTGGGAGTACTGATGGCGATTATGGTATCCAGCATGACCATTACCGCCAGTCATATGTGGTTCAAAAGAAAAATTCAAATTGGTTGGCGAACTTGGTTAACTGATCAACTGCTGAAAAATTGGATGTCGGAGGGCCATCAGCATCAGGTGACATATTTGCCGGGTGAGCATGAAAATCCTGACGGAAGAATCGCAGAGGATATTCGTAATGCTACCGAGGTTGCCATTGATTTGATTCATTCTTTGTTTTATTGCCTGCTCTTGTTGATGGGTTTCACTAAAATCCTTTGGTCACTATCGGGGACCGTGGAAATCAATATTGCTGATGCCTCTTTTATAATTCCTGGGCATTTAGTTTTCATCGCGATCCTGTATTCGGCGATTTTTTCATCACTGGCCTTATGGTTGGCGCAACCGTTAGTCATGGTGACTAAGCGTCGCCAGGAGGCAGAAGCCAAGTTTCGTTTTGAATTAGGGCGCGCACGAGAAAATTCCGAAACCATAGCGTTATTACATGGTGAGCCTAACGAACGGCGACGCTTTGGAAGTTTATTTCGTGGCGTTGCAGGGATGTGGCAATTCCAAAGTTGGGCACTCACAAGAGTTATGTTGTTTAGTACCGGTTATTCCGTAATATCTAGTGCGTTTCCCTTACTGGTCGCCGCGCCACGTTATATTACTGGAGTAATTACTCTGGGAGCTTTAATGCAGACTTCGCAAGCTTTCCAACAGGTGATTCAAGCACTTTCCTGGCCGGTGGATAATGCGGCTCGGGTAGCGGAATGGCGCAGCTCGGCGGAACGGGTACTAGGACTTCATGATGCGCTCATGAATCTTCAACGCCATGCCGGCAATTCAGAAAATCGCATTCGCTTGCTCCGGATCGATTGCGCGGCGTTGCTTTTTCGTAATCTGAGTATTGCCATGCCCGATGGACGCGTGCTTTTGAATTGTTTCAATGCCGAGGTGCGTCAGGGTGAACGGGTATTAATTGCGGGTGACGCCGAAGCTGCAGCGAAGCTGATCAAAGTAATCGGAGGGCTTTGGCCTTGGGGAAACGGCGAGGTGAATCTACCTTGCGACGCAGCAATCTTTTTTCTTCCCCAACAGCCTTATGTGCCTAAGGGCAATTTACGTGCGATTGTAAGCTATCCGACGCCTTCCCATGGCATTGACGATGTTTCATTGATCGCCGTCCTGGAACGAGTTGGACTTGGGTCGCTGGCGCAACGGCTGGAAGAGGGTGGCGCTTGGGATCAAATGCTAACGCTCGGCGAATTACAACGGCTAGGTTTTGCTCGGGTTTTATTACACAAACCTAAATGGATTTTTATTGATGAAGCCACTAATGCTCTCGACCCAACCGAAGAAGAGATGATGATGCGTCTTTTGGAGCGAGAGTTGCCTGGTGCAACCATTTTAACCATTGGCTTCCGCTCTACCCTTGAGGCTTATCACCATCGCCACATGTTTCTAGAGCACCACAAGATTTTGCAGTCAACAGGATAA
- the argF gene encoding Ornithine carbamoyltransferase, whose product MVVRHFLTLLDLTSTEAARLLARATELKALRRAGVFHEPFRGKVLAMIFEKASTRTRVSFEAAMVQCGGNAIFLSPHDTQIGRGEPITDTAQVLSGMVDAVMIRTSTHERLETFAAYSRVPVINALTDRFHPCQLLADIQTFQEHRGPIRGKTVAWIGDGNNMCNTYIHAARLFDFELRIACPQGYGPPAELLSEAGSHAMLVHDPLVAARGAHLVATDVWTSMGHENERAARDMAFANYQVDVDVMAIAASDGLFMHCLPAHRGEEVASEVIDGPWSVVWDEAENRLHSQKALLELLLQ is encoded by the coding sequence ATGGTTGTGCGCCATTTCCTGACTCTCCTTGACCTTACCTCCACCGAAGCTGCGCGTCTTCTCGCGCGCGCCACGGAACTTAAGGCCCTTCGTCGGGCCGGCGTTTTTCACGAACCTTTTCGGGGCAAGGTGCTGGCCATGATCTTCGAGAAGGCATCGACCCGTACCCGGGTTTCCTTTGAAGCCGCCATGGTCCAATGCGGGGGAAACGCGATTTTTCTCTCTCCCCACGACACCCAGATCGGGCGTGGCGAACCCATCACCGACACCGCTCAAGTTTTATCGGGCATGGTGGATGCGGTGATGATCCGTACCTCTACCCATGAACGCCTTGAGACCTTCGCCGCCTATTCGCGGGTGCCGGTGATTAACGCCCTTACCGACCGTTTCCATCCCTGCCAGCTATTGGCCGATATCCAGACTTTTCAGGAACATCGAGGTCCAATTCGTGGCAAAACCGTTGCTTGGATTGGAGATGGTAATAATATGTGTAATACCTACATCCACGCAGCGCGACTTTTTGATTTTGAGTTACGCATTGCCTGCCCGCAAGGCTATGGGCCGCCAGCGGAGTTGCTGTCAGAAGCCGGCAGTCATGCCATGCTGGTACATGATCCCCTGGTTGCGGCGCGTGGTGCCCACTTGGTGGCAACCGATGTCTGGACGAGTATGGGTCATGAGAACGAGCGTGCAGCCCGCGACATGGCCTTCGCCAATTATCAGGTTGACGTGGATGTCATGGCGATTGCCGCCTCGGACGGGCTATTCATGCACTGTCTGCCCGCTCACCGTGGCGAAGAAGTTGCATCGGAAGTGATTGACGGTCCCTGGAGCGTGGTTTGGGATGAGGCAGAGAATCGTCTCCATTCGCAGAAAGCACTTTTAGAATTGTTACTACAATGA
- a CDS encoding type IV pilus assembly protein PilW — protein MIQYQKGISLTELMVALALGLTLSLATMMLFVNNNQTYRFHAALSRIQENGRFALEILTNNIRMAGAMGCSSATTMVNVLNNCGKWDQSDWWKNLGPGSLLGYDGSQDFSEFSFSSGNRTKETDAIISLGSGGGYFITASSPTSSPPTFTLNQSSQSNGESLKSGSLVIVCNTQNATLFQITAVNHSSPFTILHAASANHCSASASGVSPGNCTQNLFPGSGLTPTACITAPATAPPAPSVTGGVPDSYIPGQSILVDYVPTAFYIKKSASGATQSLYQKRLQVTNTGKASMITEELVEGVENMQIFYGEDSNGDRIIDQYVDASASPDWKNVLSIRIFLLITSQDENNLVEQPQIYFFPNDTGDSNIIARMVTAKDRRLYQTFSTTIALRNRLP, from the coding sequence ATGATTCAATATCAAAAAGGAATCTCACTGACCGAACTGATGGTAGCTTTGGCATTAGGTCTAACACTATCCCTGGCTACTATGATGCTTTTTGTAAACAATAATCAGACCTATCGTTTTCATGCTGCGCTTTCCCGCATTCAGGAAAATGGACGGTTCGCATTGGAAATATTAACGAATAATATTAGAATGGCAGGTGCCATGGGATGTTCCTCAGCCACGACCATGGTTAATGTATTAAACAATTGCGGAAAATGGGATCAGAGTGACTGGTGGAAAAATCTTGGTCCAGGATCATTACTTGGATATGATGGTAGCCAAGATTTTTCTGAATTTAGTTTTAGCAGTGGCAATCGAACCAAAGAGACCGATGCAATAATTTCCCTAGGTAGTGGTGGTGGCTATTTCATAACCGCATCTTCCCCAACATCTAGCCCTCCCACGTTTACATTGAATCAATCGTCACAATCCAATGGTGAATCGCTCAAGTCCGGGAGCTTGGTTATTGTGTGTAATACGCAAAACGCTACGCTGTTTCAAATAACCGCAGTGAATCATTCATCACCATTCACTATCTTACATGCGGCGAGTGCTAATCATTGCTCGGCGAGTGCTTCCGGCGTTAGTCCTGGAAATTGTACGCAAAATTTATTTCCCGGCAGCGGTCTGACACCTACGGCCTGCATCACGGCACCAGCCACCGCGCCACCCGCTCCTAGCGTTACCGGAGGGGTACCGGATTCTTATATCCCCGGTCAATCAATATTGGTGGATTATGTACCAACGGCGTTTTATATAAAAAAGAGTGCATCGGGAGCTACACAATCGTTGTATCAAAAACGTCTCCAGGTTACCAATACAGGTAAAGCCAGTATGATTACTGAAGAATTGGTTGAAGGTGTGGAAAATATGCAAATTTTTTATGGAGAAGATAGCAACGGAGACAGGATTATCGATCAATACGTCGACGCAAGCGCTTCGCCAGATTGGAAAAATGTATTAAGTATACGCATTTTTCTTTTGATTACCAGTCAGGATGAAAATAATCTCGTTGAACAGCCACAAATTTATTTTTTTCCGAATGATACTGGCGATAGCAATATAATTGCGAGAATGGTCACCGCCAAGGATAGACGACTATATCAAACTTTTTCGACTACTATTGCTCTTCGTAATCGATTACCTTAA
- a CDS encoding putative TPR_REGION domain-containing protein (Evidence 3 : Putative function from multiple computational evidences) gives MPDQRSMNDNQEAIKEIKPYYSNIEFGNDVETQINLIAQGTRDLLASWAALANKIVVSHERLIDGLDYLSISPDDVKEGLHGLKSMFDFNISEVVWQIEKRKSSFKNFIKIFVSDLSVSEKRIRKRAERYYEDVLIDEAEEDFVSSAAINEYDFTVYISLGLIYMFRKIDLDGSIYCLDNAIQYAKPKSSYYTSFALMHKANILYKNNFLDEARQCLEEAIILSPDLYELFYQMSIIEASSNKEKTISLIVKLLNFDIRYSLKIENEPAFNNIREEIHGVYKEMMDVQSTEIIHHHEHVTNKINEVSEKISRCNSIIENREFFMEKEKDSEFNELNQAMQRIIELIDRKSLLDVYTAGIILTKEIPHLFDNFKQNIILHIDKIIQYLKDEKSKINSEYVKKKNKYFLYSITKGIKSALMYSLIYFAAWIAFNNISLAIVLATLPFIMVWYLNYANFMHRTNLVKKLEAKLNELQEISHSI, from the coding sequence ATGCCTGACCAAAGATCTATGAATGATAATCAAGAAGCCATAAAAGAAATCAAACCATATTATTCCAATATTGAATTTGGCAACGATGTTGAAACTCAAATTAACTTAATAGCTCAAGGTACAAGAGATTTGCTCGCATCATGGGCTGCTTTGGCAAATAAAATCGTGGTCAGTCATGAAAGACTTATTGACGGACTTGATTATTTGTCAATAAGTCCTGATGACGTAAAAGAAGGTTTACATGGACTCAAGTCCATGTTTGATTTTAATATATCGGAAGTGGTATGGCAAATAGAAAAAAGAAAATCTAGCTTTAAGAATTTTATAAAGATCTTTGTATCTGATTTATCAGTGTCAGAAAAAAGAATAAGAAAACGCGCAGAAAGATATTATGAAGATGTCCTTATTGATGAAGCTGAAGAAGATTTTGTGTCCTCGGCGGCAATAAATGAATATGATTTTACGGTTTATATCAGTCTCGGTCTGATATATATGTTTCGTAAAATCGACTTGGATGGATCTATCTATTGTCTTGATAACGCAATTCAATATGCAAAACCAAAATCTTCGTATTATACAAGTTTTGCTTTGATGCATAAAGCAAATATTTTATATAAAAATAATTTTCTTGACGAGGCTCGACAATGTTTAGAAGAGGCCATTATCCTATCACCGGATCTTTATGAACTTTTTTATCAAATGAGCATTATTGAAGCATCATCAAACAAGGAAAAAACAATATCACTAATTGTCAAGCTGCTAAATTTTGATATAAGATATAGTTTGAAGATTGAAAATGAACCCGCCTTTAATAATATCAGAGAAGAAATCCATGGCGTTTACAAAGAAATGATGGATGTGCAATCCACTGAAATTATTCATCATCATGAACATGTCACAAATAAAATTAATGAAGTATCGGAAAAAATCTCTAGGTGCAACTCAATAATAGAAAACAGAGAATTTTTCATGGAAAAAGAGAAAGATTCAGAATTCAATGAACTTAATCAAGCAATGCAAAGAATTATAGAATTAATCGACAGGAAGTCTTTATTGGATGTATATACAGCGGGAATAATTCTGACAAAGGAAATTCCTCATTTATTTGATAATTTCAAACAAAATATAATTCTTCATATAGATAAAATTATACAATATTTGAAAGACGAAAAATCGAAAATAAATTCAGAATATGTTAAAAAGAAAAATAAATATTTTTTATATAGTATAACTAAGGGAATCAAATCAGCTCTCATGTATTCTTTAATTTATTTTGCAGCATGGATTGCTTTTAATAATATTTCATTAGCTATTGTGCTGGCAACGCTACCATTTATCATGGTTTGGTATTTAAATTATGCTAATTTTATGCACCGTACTAATTTAGTAAAAAAGCTTGAAGCTAAGTTAAATGAATTACAGGAAATTAGTCATTCAATTTAG
- a CDS encoding type IV pilus assembly protein PilE: protein MKNRGFTLIELLITVTVVGVLIMIAYPSYQKNILKSRRTDAKSVLLQAAHWMERFFTVNNRYDQNLKGILVTDETQFKKSGLTQSPIDGQIKYYNITLSASDLTRNSFILHAIPIDITSQSKDPCKTLTLNQAGVKGVIGGATMNAEECWR from the coding sequence ATGAAAAATCGTGGATTCACCTTGATTGAATTATTAATTACCGTCACGGTTGTTGGAGTTTTAATCATGATTGCTTATCCTTCATACCAAAAAAATATTTTAAAATCACGACGCACGGATGCAAAAAGTGTATTGTTGCAGGCAGCACACTGGATGGAACGATTTTTTACGGTAAACAACCGTTATGATCAAAACTTAAAAGGGATCTTAGTGACGGATGAAACTCAATTTAAAAAATCTGGATTGACGCAATCACCTATTGATGGACAAATAAAATATTATAATATTACCTTATCTGCTTCAGATTTAACTAGGAATAGTTTTATTTTGCACGCTATACCAATTGATATAACAAGCCAGAGCAAGGATCCATGCAAAACTTTAACCTTAAATCAGGCGGGAGTAAAAGGAGTTATAGGCGGAGCGACCATGAATGCGGAAGAATGTTGGCGTTGA